A region from the Coffea eugenioides isolate CCC68of chromosome 9, Ceug_1.0, whole genome shotgun sequence genome encodes:
- the LOC113783599 gene encoding aquaporin PIP2-4-like, translated as MAKDMGVAEHGSFTTKDYHDPPPAPLIDLEELTKWSFFRAIIAEFIATLLFLYITVLTVIGYKSQIDVAHQGDQCGGVGILGIAWAFGGMIFVLVYCTAGISGGHINPAVTFGLFLARKVSLTRALAYMVAQCVGAICGVGLVKAFQRSYYVTYGGGANQLQDGYSTGTGLAAEIIGTFVLVYTVFSATDPKRSARDSHVPILAPLPIGFAVFMVHLATIPVTGTGINPARSLGAAVIYNKDKAWDDQWIFWVGPFIGAAIAAFYHQFILRAGAVKALGSFRSSSSHV; from the exons ATGGCAAAGGATATGGGGGTGGCAGAGCATGGTTCTTTTACGACCAAGGACTACCATGATCCACCACCAGCACCGCTGATTGACCTTGAAGAGCTGACCAAATGGTCCTTCTTCAGAGCTATCATTGCTGAATTCATAGCTACCCTTCTCTTCCTTTACATCACTGTTCTCACCGTCATTGGCTACAAAAGCCAGATTGACGTTGCCCACCAAGGTGACCAGTGCGGCGGGGTGGGAATTCTTGGAATTGCATGGGCCTTTGGTGGCATGATCTTTGTTCTTGTCTACTGCACCGCTGGCATTTCTG GTGGTCACATTAATCCTGCAGTGACATTCGGGCTGTTTCTGGCACGTAAGGTGTCGTTGACCCGAGCACTGGCGTACATGGTGGCTCAGTGTGTAGGTGCCATTTGCGGGGTGGGGCTTGTGAAGGCCTTCCAGAGGTCCTACTATGTCACATACGGCGGAGGAGCCAACCAGCTTCAGGATGGCTACAGCACCGGCACAGGTTTGGCTGCGGAGATCATCGGAACGTTCGTTCTTGTCTACACTGTTTTCTCTGCCACTGATCCCAAGAGGAGTGCTAGAGACTCCCATGTCCCT ATTTTAGCACCACTTCCGATCGGATTTGCGGTGTTTATGGTGCATTTGGCCACCATTCCAGTCACCGGCACAGGCATTAACCCTGCCAGAAGTCTTGGAGCTGCTGTTATCTACAACAAGGACAAAGCTTGGGATGACCAA TGGATTTTCTGGGTAGGACCCTTCATTGGTGCAGCAATTGCAGCTTTCTACCACCAATTCATCCTGAGAGCAGGAGCAGTTAAAGCTCTTGGTTCATTCAGGAGCAGCAGTTCCCACGTCTGA
- the LOC113783329 gene encoding U-box domain-containing protein 35-like isoform X2: protein MYGLSSKASNAGRKLGRNGLVAVAIDKDKSSQYALRWTVDNLLVKGQTVILIHVLPRSSSTAAAGNICALNDANQQVEKPAKDLFLTFHCYCTRKDIQCFDVTLQGNDIAKAITEYVAQGAIESLVLGSSRHGFIRLKAIDVPTAALKGAPDFCTVYVISKTKISQVRNASRLAPFTSPIYNQINQINQVQDQFQVSRSTCTSPDLRPKQIPVMRGDVTPRRPFISREDHELIRSPFARGRGFTGKTFGDLSESESDISFISSERPSVDRMSALYEGMDSGRTSRISTSSDSSFGSERFGSKASDLSSFYEFSSSSIETDDAEAEMRRLKLELQRTMDMYSTACKEALTAKQKAAELHRWRIEEEKRLKEARLAEEADKNKSESASETDQASQTSQAQSPPIYCGFRYRRYTIEEIEAATDNFSESYKIGEGGYGPVFKCYLDHTAVAVKILRPDATQGRSQFQQEVEVLSCMRHPNMVLLLGACPEYGCLVYECMPNGSLEDRLYRRGNTPALTWQLRFRIAAEIATGLLFLHRTKPEPLVHRDLKPANILLDQYFVSKIGDVGLARLVPPSVAENVTQYRMTSAAGTFCYIDPEYQQTGMLGVKSDVYSFGIILLQIITAKPAMGLTHHVSRAIENGNFTDILDPNVPDWPVEQALIVANLGLQCSELRRKDRPDLGSVVLPELNKLRELADQSMGHLLLGGIGSAGHSPYNSQTSV, encoded by the exons CTGGAAACATATGTGCACTTAATGATGCTAATCAACAAGTTGAGAAGCCAGCCAAAGATCTGTTCCTCACCTTTCATTGCTATTGCACACGAAAAGAT ATACAATGCTTCGATGTTACACTTCAAGGCAATGATATAGCCAAAGCTATAACTGAATATGTAGCCCAAGGTGCAATCGAGAGTTTGGTTCTTGGGTCATCACGGCATGGCTTTATCAG ATTAAAGGCAATTGACGTCCCTACTGCAGCACTAAAAGGAGCACCGGATTTTTGCACAGTTTATGTTATCTCCAAAACGAAGATCTCCCAAGTTCGAAATGCATCTCGACTGGCTCCATTTACTTCTCCTATTTATAACCAAataaaccaaataaatcaagtgcAAGATCAATTTCAAGTTAGCAGGTCTACTTGCACGTCTCCAGATCTACGTCCCAAGCAAATCCCCGTTATGAGAG GAGACGTCACTCCTCGAAGACCTTTTATCTCACGAGAGGACCATGAATTAATCAG GTCACCATTTGCTAGGGGAAGAGGTTTTACTGGGAAAACGTTTGGAGACCTGTCGGAATCAGAATCTGATATTTCATTCATAAGCTCTGAAAGGCCAAGTGTTGATAGAATGTCTGCACTTTACGAGGGTATGGATTCGGGGCGAACCTCACGGATATCAACTAGTTCAGACAGTAGCTTTGGCTCTGAACGTTTTGGATCTAAGGCCAGCGACTTGAGTTCTTTCTACGAATTCTCATCATCTTCAATTGAAACT GATGATGCAGAAGCAGAAATGAGAAGGCTAAAATTAGAGTTGCAAAGAACAATGGATATGTACAGTACAGCCTGCAAGGAAGCTTTAACTGCCAAACAAAAG GCAGCAGAGCTCCATCGTTGgcgaattgaagaagaaaaaagattaaaagaagCTCGACTAGCTGAAGAGGCAGATAAGAACAAATCTGAGTCTGCGTCTGAAACAGACCAAGCATCTCAAACAAGCCAAGCCCAAAGTCCTCCAATTTACTGCGGCTTTAGGTATAGAAGGTATACTATTGAAGAGATCGAAGCAGCAACAGACAATTTTAGTGAATCTTACAAGATTGGAGAAGGCGGTTATGGTCCTGTCTTCAAGTGTTATCTTGATCATACTGCGGTTGCTGTTAAAATCTTGCGTCCAGATGCTACCCAAGGAAGGTCACAATTTCAACAAGAG GTTGAAGTTTTAAGCTGTATGCGGCATCCAAATATGGTGCTCCTGCTTGGAGCCTGTCCTGAATATGGTTGTCTGGTGTACGAATGTATGCCCAATGGAAGCTTAGAAGATCGTCTGTATCGAAGAGGAAATACCCCTGCTCTCACATGGCAACTTAGGTTCCGAATTGCAGCAGAGATTGCAACAGGTTTGCTTTTTCTTCATCGAACTAAGCCAGAGCCACTAGTCCACCGTGACCTTAAGCCCGCCAATATTCTGCTTGACCAATACTTCGTAAGCAAGATTGGTGATGTGGGATTGGCCAGATTAGTCCCCCCTTCGGTGGCTGAAAATGTAACACAGTATAGAATGACATCAGCTGCAGGAACGTTTTGCTATATCGATCCAGAGTATCAGCAGACAGGAATGCTTGGAGTTAAATCTGATgtatattcctttggaatcataCTTCTGCAGATCATTACAGCCAAGCCCGCGATGGGGTTGACTCATCATGTTTCAAGGGCAATCGAGAATGGAAACTTCACTGACATACTCGATCCCAATGTGCCTGATTGGCCTGTTGAGCAAGCGTTAATCGTGGCAAATTTAGGCCTTCAATGTTCAGAATTGAGGCGAAAGGATCGACCTGATCTCGGCAGTGTTGTGCTGCCTGAGTTGAACAAGCTGAGAGAACTTGCTGATCAAAGTATGGGCCATCTTTTGCTTGGTGGTATTGGTAGTGCTGGCCACTCTCCCTACAATAGCCAAACTTCTGTGTAA
- the LOC113783329 gene encoding U-box domain-containing protein 35-like isoform X1, which produces MYGLSSKASNAGRKLGRNGLVAVAIDKDKSSQYALRWTVDNLLVKGQTVILIHVLPRSSSTAAAGNICALNDANQQVEKPAKDLFLTFHCYCTRKDIQCFDVTLQGNDIAKAITEYVAQGAIESLVLGSSRHGFIRRLKAIDVPTAALKGAPDFCTVYVISKTKISQVRNASRLAPFTSPIYNQINQINQVQDQFQVSRSTCTSPDLRPKQIPVMRGDVTPRRPFISREDHELIRSPFARGRGFTGKTFGDLSESESDISFISSERPSVDRMSALYEGMDSGRTSRISTSSDSSFGSERFGSKASDLSSFYEFSSSSIETDDAEAEMRRLKLELQRTMDMYSTACKEALTAKQKAAELHRWRIEEEKRLKEARLAEEADKNKSESASETDQASQTSQAQSPPIYCGFRYRRYTIEEIEAATDNFSESYKIGEGGYGPVFKCYLDHTAVAVKILRPDATQGRSQFQQEVEVLSCMRHPNMVLLLGACPEYGCLVYECMPNGSLEDRLYRRGNTPALTWQLRFRIAAEIATGLLFLHRTKPEPLVHRDLKPANILLDQYFVSKIGDVGLARLVPPSVAENVTQYRMTSAAGTFCYIDPEYQQTGMLGVKSDVYSFGIILLQIITAKPAMGLTHHVSRAIENGNFTDILDPNVPDWPVEQALIVANLGLQCSELRRKDRPDLGSVVLPELNKLRELADQSMGHLLLGGIGSAGHSPYNSQTSV; this is translated from the exons CTGGAAACATATGTGCACTTAATGATGCTAATCAACAAGTTGAGAAGCCAGCCAAAGATCTGTTCCTCACCTTTCATTGCTATTGCACACGAAAAGAT ATACAATGCTTCGATGTTACACTTCAAGGCAATGATATAGCCAAAGCTATAACTGAATATGTAGCCCAAGGTGCAATCGAGAGTTTGGTTCTTGGGTCATCACGGCATGGCTTTATCAG AAGATTAAAGGCAATTGACGTCCCTACTGCAGCACTAAAAGGAGCACCGGATTTTTGCACAGTTTATGTTATCTCCAAAACGAAGATCTCCCAAGTTCGAAATGCATCTCGACTGGCTCCATTTACTTCTCCTATTTATAACCAAataaaccaaataaatcaagtgcAAGATCAATTTCAAGTTAGCAGGTCTACTTGCACGTCTCCAGATCTACGTCCCAAGCAAATCCCCGTTATGAGAG GAGACGTCACTCCTCGAAGACCTTTTATCTCACGAGAGGACCATGAATTAATCAG GTCACCATTTGCTAGGGGAAGAGGTTTTACTGGGAAAACGTTTGGAGACCTGTCGGAATCAGAATCTGATATTTCATTCATAAGCTCTGAAAGGCCAAGTGTTGATAGAATGTCTGCACTTTACGAGGGTATGGATTCGGGGCGAACCTCACGGATATCAACTAGTTCAGACAGTAGCTTTGGCTCTGAACGTTTTGGATCTAAGGCCAGCGACTTGAGTTCTTTCTACGAATTCTCATCATCTTCAATTGAAACT GATGATGCAGAAGCAGAAATGAGAAGGCTAAAATTAGAGTTGCAAAGAACAATGGATATGTACAGTACAGCCTGCAAGGAAGCTTTAACTGCCAAACAAAAG GCAGCAGAGCTCCATCGTTGgcgaattgaagaagaaaaaagattaaaagaagCTCGACTAGCTGAAGAGGCAGATAAGAACAAATCTGAGTCTGCGTCTGAAACAGACCAAGCATCTCAAACAAGCCAAGCCCAAAGTCCTCCAATTTACTGCGGCTTTAGGTATAGAAGGTATACTATTGAAGAGATCGAAGCAGCAACAGACAATTTTAGTGAATCTTACAAGATTGGAGAAGGCGGTTATGGTCCTGTCTTCAAGTGTTATCTTGATCATACTGCGGTTGCTGTTAAAATCTTGCGTCCAGATGCTACCCAAGGAAGGTCACAATTTCAACAAGAG GTTGAAGTTTTAAGCTGTATGCGGCATCCAAATATGGTGCTCCTGCTTGGAGCCTGTCCTGAATATGGTTGTCTGGTGTACGAATGTATGCCCAATGGAAGCTTAGAAGATCGTCTGTATCGAAGAGGAAATACCCCTGCTCTCACATGGCAACTTAGGTTCCGAATTGCAGCAGAGATTGCAACAGGTTTGCTTTTTCTTCATCGAACTAAGCCAGAGCCACTAGTCCACCGTGACCTTAAGCCCGCCAATATTCTGCTTGACCAATACTTCGTAAGCAAGATTGGTGATGTGGGATTGGCCAGATTAGTCCCCCCTTCGGTGGCTGAAAATGTAACACAGTATAGAATGACATCAGCTGCAGGAACGTTTTGCTATATCGATCCAGAGTATCAGCAGACAGGAATGCTTGGAGTTAAATCTGATgtatattcctttggaatcataCTTCTGCAGATCATTACAGCCAAGCCCGCGATGGGGTTGACTCATCATGTTTCAAGGGCAATCGAGAATGGAAACTTCACTGACATACTCGATCCCAATGTGCCTGATTGGCCTGTTGAGCAAGCGTTAATCGTGGCAAATTTAGGCCTTCAATGTTCAGAATTGAGGCGAAAGGATCGACCTGATCTCGGCAGTGTTGTGCTGCCTGAGTTGAACAAGCTGAGAGAACTTGCTGATCAAAGTATGGGCCATCTTTTGCTTGGTGGTATTGGTAGTGCTGGCCACTCTCCCTACAATAGCCAAACTTCTGTGTAA